Within Prosthecodimorpha staleyi, the genomic segment CCATGGTTGCGGCGTTCCTTGGGCCGCTCCGATCTCGATGCCCTCCCGGCTGGTCGAAAGACCGATCCCGAAGAGGTCCGCCAGGTCGTCGAGCAGATACGGCAGCCGCGGCCGCTCGCCCCCCTGCAGGCGGTTGTGGATGCCGACGTCGGCCGAGGCGAAGGCGCGTGCCGGAGCGGCCCGACCGAGACGGTCGTTGACGCGGTCCTGCGCCGCCGCGGAGGGCGGTCGCAGCCGCATCCTGGAAGCCGACATCGCGCTTCAACTCGCCCGCGACGGCGAAAAGCGCGTTGCCAAGCTGAGTGCCAGCGGCAGCGCCTCGACGGTCGAGGCCAGTCGGACGGCGGCCGATGCGCTCAGGCTCGCGGCTGTCCGGGATGGCCTCGTGGCGGAGACCTGGCGGACCGAGATCGCCGCGCGCATGCGGTCGGCCGAGCGCAACGCGTAGATCGAGGGACTGCTGCAAGCGGTGGCCGGCTTCGAGGGCGAGATCGCCGCCAGCCGCAGCGCGGCACGGCGCCTCGCAGCGGCGATCGAGACCCATCGGGTGCGCGCGCCCGTCTTCGGGCGGATCGGCGATGCCCTGCCCCTGTCGCGCGGCGCCTACGTGGCGGAGGGGCAGCGCGTCGCCACGATCATACCCGAGGGCGGCCTGATCGCTGTCGGGGAGTTCGACCCTGCCGCCACGGTTGGCCGTATCCGGGCCGGCCAGCATGCAGTGGTTCGTCTCGACGGCTTTCCGTGGACCCGTTTCGGGACCGCGCCGGCCACTGTCACGAGGGTCGCCAGCGAGGTGCGCGACGGCCGCGTCCGGGCTCCCCTCGGCGACCTCGACGATGTGCTGCTGGCCTTCGGTTCCGCGCTTGTGCGCACCGAGCTCGACGGCCGCCCGGCCCTGTTCGCCCTCGTCGGCAGGCGCGGGCTGCACCTTCGCCTGATCGCGCCGGATTTCCGCGAGGTCCGGGTGCCGGTTGCCCGTATGCGGGACCTGATTGCCGGCCACCTGGAACGGACGGCAGCCGGTCAGGTCGATCGGGTCATCGAACGGGTCGGCATCCCTGCGGAACGGCGCGGAATTGTGCGCCGCGCGATGCTGCGCGAACGCTTGGGATCGGTTCCGATTGCCGGCCTGTGGACGCTGCGGCTTCCGCCCGAAGCGTCGTTGCATCGCCATCTCGCCGACGCCCATGCCTATCGCCGGCTGGCCCTGACCGTCCTACTGCTCGCCTCGGTCTTCAGCCTGGAGATTCTCGGGTGGATCCTGATCGGCTCCGCGGTTCTCGAGGGCCAACTCAATCTCGGCTGGCTTGCCGCCTGGACGCTGTTGATGCTCACCATGGTGCCGGCGCGGGCCGTCGGCGAGTGGATCGCCGGAACGCTGTCGATCGACCTGGCCGCGTTCCTGAAAGGCCGGCTGCTCGCCGGCGCGCTGCGTTTCGATGTCGATGCCGTCCGCCGCGAGGGTGCCGGCCAGTTGCTCGGCCGGGTGATCGAGGGGCAGGCCTTCGAGGCGGTCGCCATCGGCGGCGGGCTGGCGACCCTGACGGGATCGTCGAGATCGGGCTGGCCTTCTGGGTCCTGGCCAAGGGCGCGGGCGGCGGTCTCGAGTTCATGCTCCTCACCGGTTGGCTCGTCGTGGCGGGCGTCCTGGCGCTGCGGTCCTGGAACCGTCAGGCCGAATGGACCGCCAATCGTCTCGCCCTGACCGGCAACCTGGTCGAGCGCATGGTCGGCCATCGAACGGCGCTGGCGCAGGAGCAGGCCGGGCGGCGCGACAGGCACGACGACCACGCCGCCAACCACTACCTCGCCATGTCGTCGCGCATGGATGCCGCCGGCGGCAGGCTTCTGGCCCTGATACCGGGCGGCTGGCTGCCGGTCGGTCTTGCCGGCCTGCGCCGGCCTCACGCCGGTCTGGTCACGATCGATGGTCTCGATCAGGCGACGCTCGGCGACGGCTGGCGGCGCCTTGCGACCGAAGCGCCGCAGTTTCATGAGAATCACATTCTGACCGGCAGTCTCGCATTCAACCTGTTGATGGGGCGGACCTGGCCGGCGCAGCCGGCGGATCTCGCCGCTGCCGAGGCGCTGTGCCGCGAGCACGGGCTCGGGCTCGGCGAGCTCATCGACCGGATGCCGGCGGGCTTGATGCAGCCCGTCGGCGAGACCGCATGGCAGCTGTCGCAGGGTGAGAAGAGCCGTGTCCATCTCGCGCGTGCGCTGCTCCAGGGCGCGCCGCTGACCGTGCTGGACGAGAGCTTTGCGGCCCTCGATCCCGACAATCTCGAAAGCTGTCTGGCCGCGATCGACCGCAACGCCGGTGCCGTGCTGCTGATCGCCCACCCCTGATCGCCCGCTGCGCCCGCCCGCCGCCGGACGGGCGGATCGCAGGTTCGGATCGATCCAGCGGCAATGCGCGCCCGGTTTCTGGACCGACGCACTCGGCTCGAACGGAGATCGGCCTGGTCGACCCGTCCTCGGCCGCACTAAGACGTTGGCGGCTCATTGGCCGCGCCGGATCCTGAAGCGGCAGATATGGGAGCCGCTTGCCGCCGCACAGTCGGTCTCGACGCAGCGGCAGGTCCGGTCGACCAGGGTGGCGTAGAGATGCCCGAACACGGCGGCGTTCCAGGCGCAAAGCGGCGTCGCCGCAGTCTCGCCGCGGATCAGCGGATTGTCGCGGATCTCGAAGGTCCAGGGATCCACGACCCGGAATTCCCCCGTCCCTGCGAAGGTCCAGGCGTGGCCGGCGATCGCGCGAGCCAGAAGCCGGGCCGAGAGCGGCGCCGGCAGGGCCTTCAGCAGCATTTGCGCCGGCTTCGGGATGCGATGGGCGAGGATGTAGTCCGCCGTGCCGCGCCCGGCCTCGGCGGCCATGCCGGCGGCCTGTCGGGGCATCAGGCGGCGCAACGCCCGGTGCAGGCCGGCCGCCTCGGTCTCCGGGATCATCCGGGTCCCGTCCGGGGTCCCCGCAAGACCGGCGGCCGCCAGCATCCGCCGCGTCCCCTCCGGCCCGTCCTGCCGGTCGATCACCGGCAGAAGCTGCAGGATGGCGTTGGGCCCGATCCGGTCCCGGCGCGCGGGCGTCATGGTCAGGCCTGTTCGAGCTGCCGATCGCCGCCGCCGCAGGCCCGGACCTCGGCCCGATCCTTCATCTGCGACCGAACGGCCTCCCGCCGCTCGGCTGCCCGCGCGGCGCGGTCGGCGGCGGCATCCCAGTCGTCGAGCTGCGCCTCGGCCAGCGTCCGCGTCTCGTCGAAATGGAAGTCGACGGTCTTCTTGGTCTGCGGCCCCCAATAGCCCGCCTTGCCGAGATCGTAGAAGGTCCGCTGGAAGCCGGCCTTCAGGAAGGCATAGAGGCAGCCGAGCAGATAGCGGCGGCGGAACCCCGTACCGCGCCAGGGATAGTGGAACAGGGCCTTCTTCATGTAGAAGCGGCGGTAGTTGTTCATCACCCCGTCGAGCAGCTCGCCGCGCTCCATCGCCGCCGGCTTCATGATCGGTGTGACGAAGTTGTACTTGCTGAAGTCGAACACCTCGACCTGGTCCTTGATCTCTTGGAACAGCGGGGTGAACGGCCAGGGCGTATACATCGACCAGTTGGCCAGATCCGGCTGCCAGTCCCAGGCCATCCGGTAGGTTTCCTCGAGCGTCTCGGGGGTCTCGTTGTCGAGCCCGACGATGAACTGCGCCTCGACCAGGATGTCGGCCTCACGCAGCAACCGGATCGCCGTCCGGTTCTCGTCGACCTTGGTCTCCTTGTTGAAGGTGTCGAGCTTCATCTGCGCCGCCGCCTCGGTGCCAAGGCTGACATGGACGAGGCCGGCGCTGCGATAGAATTTCAGCTCCTCGCGGTCGCGATAGATGTCCGTGACCCGCGTGTTGATGCCCCATTTGACCCGGCGCGGCAGGTCGCGCGCGATCAGTTCCTGGCAGAAGGCGACGAACTTCTTCTTGTTGATGGTCGGTTCCTCGTCGGCCAGGATGAAGAAGCCGACGCCGTGATTGACGACCAGATCCTCGATCTCATCGACCACGTCCTTCGGATCGCGCACCCGGTAGTCACGCCAGAATTTCCATTGCGAACAGAACGAACAGGTGAACGGGCAGCCGCGCGCCAGATTGGGGATCGCCACGCGGGTGCCGAGCGGGATGTAGATGTATTTCTCCCACTCCAGAATCGACCAGTCCGGCTTGATCTTGGACAGATCCTTGACGGTGCTCGCCGCCGGGGTCGCCACGATCTCGTCGCCGTCGCGGAAGGCGAGACCCTTGATGGCACGCCGGTCGGCAGGCCAGCGGCCGTCGCGGATGGCGCTCATCAGTTCGGTGCAGATCTCCTCGCCCTCGCCGCGGACGATGACATCGACCCACGGCGCCTCGCTCAGCACCTGCTTGTACATGAAGGTGGCGTGCACGCCGCCGAGGACCCGGACCGCGGCCGGCACGACCTCCGCGGCGATCTTCAGCACGCCCTCGGCCTTGTAGATCGACGGCGTGATCGCCGTGACGCCGACGGCATCCGGTGCCAGCCGCGCGATCCGCCGCGCCAGCTCCTCGTCGGCGATGTCGTCGGTCATCGCATCGATGAAATGGATGTCGTCGAAGCCGGCCTGGCGCAGATGGCCGGTCAGGTAGGCGACCCAGGCGGGCGACCAGGTTCCGGCGATCTCGGCCCCGCCCGAATGGTAGTTGGGATGGACGAAAAGGATCCGCATGGCCTGCCTCCCGGGTGTCATTTAAGATTGACATTTGATGCGTCAATTCAATTTGACACCAATCAAACACGGGTCGGGCCGGGCGCCTAGTACCGTCCATTGCGGACCTCCGGAGTCTCCGAGGCCGCCTTCCATGGTGGCGTTTCAGCCGTCCCGGCGCCGCCAGCGCAGGACCACCTCGCCGAGATGGGCGGCGAGGGCGAGGATCAGGCCGCCGGCGACCATGGCAGGGCCGGCACCGGTCAGGGCGGCCCTCAGCGCCAGGAGCAGCCCGGCGCCGGCGCCGGCATTGAACAGGATCGCGGCGACGCCCGGCCCGCGGCCAAGGCGCCGGCCGAGCCACAGCGACACGAGGGTTTCGAGGAGAAGGGCGGCGAGCGCCAGATCGGCCATGCGGCCGCCGGCGAACAGACTGTCGAGCATGCCCGCTCCTTCGGAGTTTCAATCGCCGCGGTTCGGCGCCCAGAGGTCGGCGCCCCGAGAGACGTCGCGCGCGGCGGCGTCATCGTCGGGCGGAGGCACGTCGCGCCCGCCACGGGCCGCCGTCGAGATTGCGCCAATCCCATGTTGAGGCCGGGACCGGACAGGAAGACGCCCCCCGGGGTTCAGGACCGGAGGGCGTCGCTTCGATGGCGGGTGACCACCGTGCCGGAGGCATCGAGGGGGGTCCCGGCAGGTCCTGAACCGCGGGTGGCACCATGCTGGGAACGGTCCCGCCCCGCCCTTCGAAAGGAACCGCGCCGCTACTTCGGCGTGGTTTCGGTCGCCAGTGCCGGGCGATAGTCCTTCAGCATCGATGCTCCGAGCAGCGGCTTGTTGGCACCCTGGTGGCAGGTCTGGCAGTTGGCCTTGGCCGGGTCGCCGAGCGGACCCTTGCGGTTGTCGGGGAAGACCGCAGCCAGGAGCGAGATGTAGTCCTTGTTGACCTCCGACACCATGCGCAGCCCGTGCCAGGCTGTGACACGCTGCGGATTGCTTTCGCTCCAGTTCGAGAAGGAGCGGCTGTTGTGGCAGAAGTCGCAATTGACCCCGAGCGATTGCGACAGATGGAACATCAGCGAGTAGGTCATCTCCGTGTCCTGGATCGACTTGGACATGGCGGGCGCCAGGGCGGAGGTGGTCTGCAGGCGGATCTTGCTCGGATCGGTCAAAAGCGGAGTGAACGGATCGTCGTAGAGCGCCGTGATGCCGGCGGTCCAGGACGCCTTGTTCTTGCCCGTGCCGGTCGCCGCCATGCCCTGCGCCTCGGCCGGCCCCGGATTCTGCACCCAGCTATAGGCCGGGACGCCGTTGCCGCGGTGGCAGGTGTAGCAGGTCACGCCGACCTCGCCGACATGGGCCTTCCACTTCTCATTGATATGCTGCGTCATCTGGAACATGCGACGCGCGACGACCTTCTGGTACTTGGAGTCGTCCTCCATCTTGTCGGTGTTGTGGCAGAAGTCACAGCCGGCTTCGGGGGCGACCCATTCGTTGATCGCCAGCATGGTCCGGTTGAACTCCTCCTCGGAGAGGTCGCCGAGAACGGTGACGTTCTTGTAGACCTCCTTGGCGCGCTTGCCCTCCTGCGAGGCGGGCGGCTGCGCTTCGGGAACCTGGTTGGCCGCGGCGAGCGCCGCGGTCTGCTTCGCGGTGGACAGCTGCACCATGCCGGTGCCGCGATAGCCGCTTTGCTTGCTCTCGACCTGCTCCTTGCAGCCGGCGAGCAGGCCGGCGCCGAGAAGAAGCATCAGGGCGGCGGCGGCGCGTTTCGAGGATGGCGTCATGATCAGCCTCCAGCCGCCGGGTTGACCACCGGCTTGTCGGGAAGGGGATAGGCGGGGGCCACGCCGTGGTCGACGGCCCATTGGAACCAGTTGTCGACGACCGTGCCGGTGAGCAGGATGCCGATGCCGCCGGTGAGCGGGCAGAGCACCGCGAACCACCACGCCCAGCGATGGATCGATTCCATCGTGGCGTTGAAGCCCATCGTCCAGCGCCAGAACAGGGCGGCCCGTTCGGCAGCCGTGCCGCGATCGACGATCTGCTCCAGTTCGCGTTCGCCGCCGTAGCGACCGACCGCCAGGATGGTGGCGCCGTGCATCGCGAAGAGCAGCGTCGAGCCATACAGGAAGGCGATCGAGAGGCAGTGGAACGGGTTGTAGAACAGGTTGCCGTAGCGGATCGAGAAGGCGGCCGTCCAATCGAGATGCGGGAAGATGCCGAAGGGCACGGCCTCGGACCACGAACCCATCATCAGCGGCCGGATGAAGCCAAGCACCAGGTAGAGCCAGATCGCCGCCGCGAAGGCCCAGGCGACATGGGTGCCCATGCCGAGGGCGCGAGCCCGGACATAGACGCGGACCCACCAGAGCAGGATCGATGCCGTCAGGCAGAAGCCGGCGAGCAGCCACCAGCCGCCTTCCGCCATGGGCGGAATCGAGATGCCCCATTTCGGCGACGGCGGCTCAAGGGCGAGCCAGGGCAGCTGGCGGACGAACTGGATCGGATCCCAGTTCACCGACGCCCACATGTTGAGGCCGATGATCTCGAAGGCGGTGATGCCGAAGATCAGCGCGGCAAGGCCGGTCCAGCCGAGATAGATCGGGCCGATCTGGGCGTCGCCGAAGCGGCCGAGCAGATGGGAGAAGCCCATGCCGCCCTGGCGCGACCAGGCGGCGCCAGCGTCGATCACGCCCTCATAGGCGGGCCCGCGGGCCTGGACACGGGTAAAGATGTTGCGAAAGTCGCTCATGTCCGGCCTCCCTCAGTTCCAGATCGGCAGGTCGAGCCACCAGCCCCACCATTCCGGCCATCCGCGCGTCCAGAGCGGGCCGCTGATGATGATGCAGACGGCGCTCCAGAAGCCCGCGCTGAGGGCGAGCAGGAGGCCGAGCCGGTGGATGCCGAGCGTGCCGATCGAATAGCCGATCGTGTCGCGGAAGAAGGTGTTCTCGTGCTCCGCGGTCTTCATCGCCTCGCCCTTGGGCGGGTTCGCAGCCGACAGGATCAACGAGCCGTGCAGCGCCAGCGCGAAGGTCGTCGTGAAGAAGAACGACACCGCGATCATATGCGCAGGGTTGTAATGGAAATGGAGATACTGGTAGCCGACGTTGGACACCCAGTCCAAGTGGCTGAAGATCCCATACGGGAAGCCGTGTCCCCAGGCGCCGAGCAGGATCGGCCGGATCACCACCAGCGAGACATAGGCGAAGATCGCCACGCCGAAGGCGAAGGGCACATGATAGTCCATGCCCAGCTTGCGGCAGATTTCGACCTCGCGCAGCGCCCAGGAGACGAAGGAGCCGATGGCGCAGACCGTGATGATCTGCCAGAGCCCGCCTTCCTGAAGGGGTGCCAGGCCGAGGCCGTATTTCAGATCCGGCGGTGCGATCGAGATCTGCCAGATGTTCCAGGTCGGACCCAGCGCGGCGCCGTAGACGATCAGCGCGGTCCCGAGGGCCGCGAAGAAGATCGTGGTGACACCGAAGAAACCGACATAGAACGGGCCGACCCAGAAGTCGAAAAGGTCGCCGCCGACGAGCGTTCCTCCTCGGACCCTGTATTTCCGTTCGAAGCTCAGCATGGCCATGAGGATGCCCTCCACCGGCAACGATCGGCCAGGCGGGCCGGCGTTGTCTTCTCGGGTTTGCGCGCGCAGCGGAATTGCGGCGGATGGATCGGCTGCCGGGGGCGATCCGGCAGCCGTCCGGGACGGGTCAACCCACCAAAGCGGTCGGCGGGGTGATCACGTGCTGAATCTCGGCCGTCTTCTTGCGCGGGCCCTCGATCCAGTTGAACCGGTCCGTGCTGAGCAGGATGAAGTGAATCAGCACTGCGAGCACG encodes:
- a CDS encoding HlyD family secretion protein, with translation MAGFEGEIAASRSAARRLAAAIETHRVRAPVFGRIGDALPLSRGAYVAEGQRVATIIPEGGLIAVGEFDPAATVGRIRAGQHAVVRLDGFPWTRFGTAPATVTRVASEVRDGRVRAPLGDLDDVLLAFGSALVRTELDGRPALFALVGRRGLHLRLIAPDFREVRVPVARMRDLIAGHLERTAAGQVDRVIERVGIPAERRGIVRRAMLRERLGSVPIAGLWTLRLPPEASLHRHLADAHAYRRLALTVLLLASVFSLEILGWILIGSAVLEGQLNLGWLAAWTLLMLTMVPARAVGEWIAGTLSIDLAAFLKGRLLAGALRFDVDAVRREGAGQLLGRVIEGQAFEAVAIGGGLATLTGSSRSGWPSGSWPRARAAVSSSCSSPVGSSWRASWRCGPGTVRPNGPPIVSP
- a CDS encoding ATP-binding cassette domain-containing protein; this encodes MLLTGWLVVAGVLALRSWNRQAEWTANRLALTGNLVERMVGHRTALAQEQAGRRDRHDDHAANHYLAMSSRMDAAGGRLLALIPGGWLPVGLAGLRRPHAGLVTIDGLDQATLGDGWRRLATEAPQFHENHILTGSLAFNLLMGRTWPAQPADLAAAEALCREHGLGLGELIDRMPAGLMQPVGETAWQLSQGEKSRVHLARALLQGAPLTVLDESFAALDPDNLESCLAAIDRNAGAVLLIAHP
- the bchJ gene encoding bacteriochlorophyll 4-vinyl reductase — translated: MTPARRDRIGPNAILQLLPVIDRQDGPEGTRRMLAAAGLAGTPDGTRMIPETEAAGLHRALRRLMPRQAAGMAAEAGRGTADYILAHRIPKPAQMLLKALPAPLSARLLARAIAGHAWTFAGTGEFRVVDPWTFEIRDNPLIRGETAATPLCAWNAAVFGHLYATLVDRTCRCVETDCAAASGSHICRFRIRRGQ
- the bchE gene encoding magnesium-protoporphyrin IX monomethyl ester anaerobic oxidative cyclase, encoding MRILFVHPNYHSGGAEIAGTWSPAWVAYLTGHLRQAGFDDIHFIDAMTDDIADEELARRIARLAPDAVGVTAITPSIYKAEGVLKIAAEVVPAAVRVLGGVHATFMYKQVLSEAPWVDVIVRGEGEEICTELMSAIRDGRWPADRRAIKGLAFRDGDEIVATPAASTVKDLSKIKPDWSILEWEKYIYIPLGTRVAIPNLARGCPFTCSFCSQWKFWRDYRVRDPKDVVDEIEDLVVNHGVGFFILADEEPTINKKKFVAFCQELIARDLPRRVKWGINTRVTDIYRDREELKFYRSAGLVHVSLGTEAAAQMKLDTFNKETKVDENRTAIRLLREADILVEAQFIVGLDNETPETLEETYRMAWDWQPDLANWSMYTPWPFTPLFQEIKDQVEVFDFSKYNFVTPIMKPAAMERGELLDGVMNNYRRFYMKKALFHYPWRGTGFRRRYLLGCLYAFLKAGFQRTFYDLGKAGYWGPQTKKTVDFHFDETRTLAEAQLDDWDAAADRAARAAERREAVRSQMKDRAEVRACGGGDRQLEQA
- the pufC gene encoding photosynthetic reaction center cytochrome PufC; translated protein: MTPSSKRAAAALMLLLGAGLLAGCKEQVESKQSGYRGTGMVQLSTAKQTAALAAANQVPEAQPPASQEGKRAKEVYKNVTVLGDLSEEEFNRTMLAINEWVAPEAGCDFCHNTDKMEDDSKYQKVVARRMFQMTQHINEKWKAHVGEVGVTCYTCHRGNGVPAYSWVQNPGPAEAQGMAATGTGKNKASWTAGITALYDDPFTPLLTDPSKIRLQTTSALAPAMSKSIQDTEMTYSLMFHLSQSLGVNCDFCHNSRSFSNWSESNPQRVTAWHGLRMVSEVNKDYISLLAAVFPDNRKGPLGDPAKANCQTCHQGANKPLLGASMLKDYRPALATETTPK
- the pufM gene encoding photosynthetic reaction center subunit M encodes the protein MSDFRNIFTRVQARGPAYEGVIDAGAAWSRQGGMGFSHLLGRFGDAQIGPIYLGWTGLAALIFGITAFEIIGLNMWASVNWDPIQFVRQLPWLALEPPSPKWGISIPPMAEGGWWLLAGFCLTASILLWWVRVYVRARALGMGTHVAWAFAAAIWLYLVLGFIRPLMMGSWSEAVPFGIFPHLDWTAAFSIRYGNLFYNPFHCLSIAFLYGSTLLFAMHGATILAVGRYGGERELEQIVDRGTAAERAALFWRWTMGFNATMESIHRWAWWFAVLCPLTGGIGILLTGTVVDNWFQWAVDHGVAPAYPLPDKPVVNPAAGG
- the pufL gene encoding photosynthetic reaction center subunit L — its product is MAMLSFERKYRVRGGTLVGGDLFDFWVGPFYVGFFGVTTIFFAALGTALIVYGAALGPTWNIWQISIAPPDLKYGLGLAPLQEGGLWQIITVCAIGSFVSWALREVEICRKLGMDYHVPFAFGVAIFAYVSLVVIRPILLGAWGHGFPYGIFSHLDWVSNVGYQYLHFHYNPAHMIAVSFFFTTTFALALHGSLILSAANPPKGEAMKTAEHENTFFRDTIGYSIGTLGIHRLGLLLALSAGFWSAVCIIISGPLWTRGWPEWWGWWLDLPIWN
- the pufA gene encoding light-harvesting antenna LH1, alpha subunit, translating into MYKIWLLFDPRRALVALFTFLFVLAVLIHFILLSTDRFNWIEGPRKKTAEIQHVITPPTALVG